A region of Panicum virgatum strain AP13 chromosome 8N, P.virgatum_v5, whole genome shotgun sequence DNA encodes the following proteins:
- the LOC120685895 gene encoding casein kinase II subunit alpha-like isoform X2 — MMQASEGDYEVVRKVGRGKYSEVFEGSNVNNNEKCIIKILKPVKKKKIKREIKILQNLGGGSNIVKLLDIVRDQHSKTPSLIFEYVNNKDFEVLYPTLRDYDIRYYIYELLKRSIGNLVLSISAVEFQCPNSFFLGCIVKEMGILHMYK; from the exons ATGATGCAGGCAAG TGAGGGTGACTATGAAGTTGTCAGGAAAGTTGGTAGAGGAAAGTACAGCGAAGTCTTTGAGGGCTCCAATGTTAACAACAATGAGAAATGCATCATCAAGATCCTGAAGCctgtgaagaaaaagaag ATAAAAAGAGAAATTAAAATCCTTCAGAATCTTGGTGGAGGCTCTAATATTGTGAAGCTGCTTGATATTGTTAGAGATCAGCACTCAAAAACACCCAGCTTGATCTTTGAATATGTCAACAACAAAGATTTCGAAGTGCTTTACCCAACATTGAGAGATTATGACATTCGCTATTACATCTACGAGTTACTCAAG AGAAGCATTGGTAATTTAGTATTATCTATATCTGCTGTTGAGTTCCAATGTCCCAATAGTTTCTTTTTGGGGTGCATTGTGAAGGAAATGGGAATTCTGCATATGTACAAATGA
- the LOC120685895 gene encoding casein kinase II subunit alpha-like isoform X1, with product MMQASEGDYEVVRKVGRGKYSEVFEGSNVNNNEKCIIKILKPVKKKKIKREIKILQNLGGGSNIVKLLDIVRDQHSKTPSLIFEYVNNKDFEVLYPTLRDYDIRYYIYELLKALDYCHSQGIMHRDVKPHNVMIDHELRKLRLIDWALAEFYHHGKVLYREQ from the exons ATGATGCAGGCAAG TGAGGGTGACTATGAAGTTGTCAGGAAAGTTGGTAGAGGAAAGTACAGCGAAGTCTTTGAGGGCTCCAATGTTAACAACAATGAGAAATGCATCATCAAGATCCTGAAGCctgtgaagaaaaagaag ATAAAAAGAGAAATTAAAATCCTTCAGAATCTTGGTGGAGGCTCTAATATTGTGAAGCTGCTTGATATTGTTAGAGATCAGCACTCAAAAACACCCAGCTTGATCTTTGAATATGTCAACAACAAAGATTTCGAAGTGCTTTACCCAACATTGAGAGATTATGACATTCGCTATTACATCTACGAGTTACTCAAG GCATTAGATTACTGTCATTCACAAGGTATTATGCACCGAGATGTGAAGCCTCACAATGTTATGATAGATCATGAGCTTCGTAAACTCCGGCTGATAGATTGGGCTCTTGCTGAATTCTATCATCATGGCAAGGTATTATACAGAGAACAGTAG